The region GAGGTGGCGCAGGGCGTCCGGGACCTCGGGGGCCAGCGGCTCGTCGAACTGGTGGGCCGCCGGGGCGGCTTCGATGATGGGCGTGATGGCGTTGAGCTGGGCGAGCAGCCGGGCGAGTTCGGGGTTGCGGCCGTGGTGGAAGGCGCGCCGGGCGAGGGCGAGGTCGTAGGACTGGTTGAGGGACTGGGTGACGGCGAAGCGGATGTCGACGTACCGCTCGGTGCCGGTCGCGGCGAGCAGGTCGGCGACGGTCCGGTAGGTGTGGGCGACGGCGGCCCGTTCGGGGATGCCCGAGCGCAGCGGCCAGGCGAGCAGGGCCAGGGCCAGGACGAGGAGGCCGCCGCCGGACATCAGCACGGGCGCGAGCCACCAGGATCCCGGCAGGGGAAGTCCGGCGCCGATGGAGCAGTTGAGCAGGAGCAGCAGGCTGGACACGGAGGCCACGGCGCCGATCGTCGAGATCATCCCGGAGACGAGCGCGACGCCGGTGACCGCGCCGACGGCGACCCAGCCGTGGCCGTGGACGAGCGAGCCGATGGTGACGCCGATCGCGCCGAAGAGCTGGGGGATCGCGATGTTGAAGATGCGCATGCGGTAGGCGTCCGCGGTGTCGCCGATGACGCCGGACAGGGCGCCCATGGAGGCGAGGGCGCCGTACGCGGGTTCGCCCGCCGCGAGGCCGATCGCCAGCGGCAGGGCCAGCGCGATCGCGGCGCGCGCGGCGGCGGCCCAGGGCACGGGGGCCTGCTGCGGTCGGAGGTTCCTGACCAGCCAGTCGGGAGGGGTGAGAACACTGGGCAACTGGCGGGGCATGGACCCATTATGACCGCATCGCGCCACCGCTCCGGGGGCTCATTTGTGCTGGTGAAGGGTGATATCGACGACGAGCGCGCGATGGTCGCTGCCGGCGATGCCGAGGAAGGTGCCCGCGTTCGCGGAGAAGTCCCGGGAGACGAGGACGTGGTCGATCTGGGCGCCGAGGGTGGGGGCGGTGCGGGCGGGCCAGCTGGGGGTGCGCGGGGAGCCGGCCAGGCGGGCGCTGTCGCGCAGTCCGGTGTCGAGGATGCGGCGGAACGCGGCGTGGTCCTGGGAGGCGTTGAAGTCCCCGGCGAGGATGGTGGAGCCGTCCTTGCCCGCGGCGGCGTAGTCGCGCAGTTCGCCGAGCTCGTGCCGCCACAGTGCGACCTGCCCCGGCAGCGGTGGCATGGGGTGCGCGAGCTGGAGCCGTACGGCGTGCCCCTGTACGTCGGCCACGGCCCCCGGCATCCCCATCGTCCCGCGTACGCCGTCCGCCACCGCGAGCGGGAACCGGCTGATGATCACGGAGCCGTCGGATCCGGCGCCCTCGACGGACACGCGGTACGGATAGGCGCCCCCCGGGCCCTGGAAGGCCTTCTTGAGCGCGGCGGAGCACGTGTACTCGCACTCCTCCACGAACACGATGTCGGGCCGTCGCTGTTCGACGGCGGCGACGAGCGCGCGGGCACCTCTTCCGAACTGCACGTTCGACGTCATCACCCGCAGTTCGGCGACCGGACTCCCGGTCGGCTCACTGGTCCTGCCGTAGGGCTCGATGTACCAGGCGAGCGCGCCCAGCACCAGCACACCCCACACCATGCCGATGAGTCGGCGGGCGAACAGGGCGAGCAGGAGTGCGAGGCCGGTGGGCGCCAGGAGCCAGGGCAGGAAGGCGAGCAGTTGGGGCACGGGGGTGATGCCGTCGCTGTCGGCGGCCCGGCATCCGACTACCACGCTCACCCCGGCCAGCAGCAGCCCGCCCGCCCAGGCCGCGCCCCGTCGGCCCCCGGACCGCGTCGGCCGGTCCTCGGACCCCGCCGGGGCAGTCACCGCAGTCTCCACGTCCGGGCCTGCCTTCCGCTCGTTCGCGTGGGGTGCCCGAATCCTCCCTCACCGACGGGTGGGGCGTCTGCTCAGGCGTCGAGTCCGTCCAGGAAGTCCGCCAGCGCCCCGTTGAACTCCTTCGGTCGCTCCAGGTTCGGCAGATGGGCCGCCGAGGCGATCACGCGGAGCGTCGAGTGCGGCAGCGCCGCGTGCATCGCCTCCGCGTCCGCGACCGGGGTGTACTCGTCGTCGGCGCCCACGACGACGAGGGCCGGGACGGTGACGCGGGTCAGCAGGTCGCGGTAGTCGGGGCGCTCGGCCCGTCCGCGCAGGGCCGCCGCCGCGCCCTCGGGCGGCGTGGCGGTCATCATGCGGTGCACATGCGCCGCGACCTCGGCGTCCGCGTACGGCGCGACCATCTTGTACAGCACCTCGTCGGCGTAGCCGGCCATGCCCTCGCGCAGCAGGCGGTCCGCCGTCGCGGCGCGCGCCTTCCTGCCCTCCGGGGTCTCGGCCGTCGGGAACGTGTCGGCCAGCACCAGCCCCCGGATCCGCTCCGGGAACAGCCGGTAGCACTCCATCGCGATCTGGCCGCCCATGGAGAGTCCGGCGAGGATGAACCGGTCCACCCCGAGGTGGTCCAGCAGCGCCGCGATGTCCTCGGCGAAGGTGGCGAGGGGCGTGACGCCGGGGACCACCGCGGACGCGCCGTAGCCGCGCAGGTCCGGGGCGATCACTCGCCGTCGCGAGGAGAACGCGGCGATCTGAGGGGTCCACATCGTGTGGTCGAAGGGGTGGCCGTGGATCAGGACGAGAGGGAGCGCCGTGGCATCGGCGGCGTCCCCTTTGTCCTCGTATGCGAGGAAGGGTGCCATGGTCACGACCCTAGGTCCGGCCAACTGCTCGGTGCAATAGGATCTTTGCCCTCGGTGCAATCCGGGCGGTGCGACCCGATGCCGCGATCCGATGCGATCCGATGCTGCGATCAGAACGCGAACAAACGCGAACAGGGGGGAACTTCACGTGGTGGACGACTACCGGCGCATCGCCGACCGGCTCGCCGACGACATCGCCGCCGGGCGGCTCAGGCCCGGCGAACGACTGCCCCCGCAGCGGGCGTTCGCCCGGCGGCGCGGGATCGCCGGATCGACGGCCGGACGCGTCTACGCCGAACTGGTGCGGCGCGGACTGGTGGTCGGCGAGGTCGGGCGCGGCACCTTCGTCCGGGCCGCCCCGG is a window of Streptomyces sp. NBC_00271 DNA encoding:
- a CDS encoding endonuclease/exonuclease/phosphatase family protein, with translation METAVTAPAGSEDRPTRSGGRRGAAWAGGLLLAGVSVVVGCRAADSDGITPVPQLLAFLPWLLAPTGLALLLALFARRLIGMVWGVLVLGALAWYIEPYGRTSEPTGSPVAELRVMTSNVQFGRGARALVAAVEQRRPDIVFVEECEYTCSAALKKAFQGPGGAYPYRVSVEGAGSDGSVIISRFPLAVADGVRGTMGMPGAVADVQGHAVRLQLAHPMPPLPGQVALWRHELGELRDYAAAGKDGSTILAGDFNASQDHAAFRRILDTGLRDSARLAGSPRTPSWPARTAPTLGAQIDHVLVSRDFSANAGTFLGIAGSDHRALVVDITLHQHK
- a CDS encoding alpha/beta fold hydrolase, whose amino-acid sequence is MAPFLAYEDKGDAADATALPLVLIHGHPFDHTMWTPQIAAFSSRRRVIAPDLRGYGASAVVPGVTPLATFAEDIAALLDHLGVDRFILAGLSMGGQIAMECYRLFPERIRGLVLADTFPTAETPEGRKARAATADRLLREGMAGYADEVLYKMVAPYADAEVAAHVHRMMTATPPEGAAAALRGRAERPDYRDLLTRVTVPALVVVGADDEYTPVADAEAMHAALPHSTLRVIASAAHLPNLERPKEFNGALADFLDGLDA